Genomic DNA from Candidatus Binataceae bacterium:
GCAGAAGGCGTGCAAGCTGAGTGGTCTGCGGACCATCTCGGAGTAACTAACAATCAGCGCCCCCGGATGAAAGCGCCCGATTCCCAACCCTTGCGGGCAACCCAGCTTTCTCGCGTATCGCGGCGGACCGGTTTGCTGTCCCTGCGGCGGGCGGGTTGGTTCGATGGCCGAAACTTACGCGGCGTTAGATTTCCCCGCCAGTTGATGCTTTGATCGGCGGTGACCCGCCGGTGGGAGGAAACCATGAATTTCAGCGAAATCATCTACGACAAGTCCGATCACATCGCGACCGTAACCTTCAATCGCCCGGAAAAAATGAACGCGTGGACCCCGACCATGGGTGCGGAAACCCGAACCGCCCTGCTCGACGCCGACCGCGATCCCACCATCGGCGCGATCATCGTCACGGGTGCGGGCCGCGCCTACTGCGCGGGCGCCGACATGGGCGGGTTGTCGGAAATTTCTTCCGGCCGCGCTAGCGCGACCGGAGGTGGCTCGGGCCCATCTCCCGATCCGGAAGAATGGCTTCGAGCGCAGCGTCCTGATTATCGCAACCAGTACGCCTACGTCCTTGGCCTCAGCAAGCCGGTCATCGGTGCCATCAACGGCGCGTGCGTCGGTCTCGGCTTTACGACCTGCTTGTACCAGGACATCCGCATCGCGTCCGAAAACGCGCGGATGGGGCTGATCTTCGTGCAGCGCGGCCTCGCGATCGAACACGGGTCCTCGTGGATGCTGTCCCGCATCGTTGGCGTGGCCCGCGCCGTTGAGCTGGCCGTCACCGGGCGGCTGGTCGACGCGGACGAAGCACTCCGAATCGGACTGGTGCATCGCGTCGTTGCGCAGGCCAGGTTGATTGAGACCGCGCGCGAAGTTGCCGGTCATATCGCAAACAACTGTTCGCCGCTGGGCGTCTCGGAAGCGAAGAAACTGGTGTGGCGACACTTGTTCACCGACCTGGCGACCGCAATCCGCGAGGACGACGAGTCGATGACGATGATGACCCGCTCGGAAGATTTCAAGGAGGGCGTGCGGGCCTTTATCGAAAAGCGCCCTGCCAAGTACCAGGGCAGATAAGCATCCGGAAATCCGCAGATTCGCGCGGCTTGAGCCTTCGCGATATCTGCGGATGGGTGTGCTAATTGTCCAGCGGATGTTTGAACTTGCGGTCGGGATGACGGACAGTCAGCACCGGCGCATGACACTTCTGCACCACCCGCTCCGCCACGCTCCCCATTAGAACGTGCGCCAGCCCGGTGCGCCCATGAGTGCCGAGCACTACCAGGTCAGCATTTTCGGTCTGGGCCGCGTGGAGAATTTCAAGAAAAGGTGATCCGACTTTGAGGAGGCTCCTGCTCTTGAGACCGTGGTCGCGCAGGCGCTGCACGATCTTGTCCAACTCGCGCTGCGCTATAATGCGTTGTTCTTCCGCTATCCGGCTCATGGCGCCGAGATCCATCGCCGGTCCCAGGTCGGGGCTCGCCATTACTGGCGCCAACGGCTGATCGACGTGAAGAATCACCAGTTCGGCGCCAAACTTGTGCGCCAGGTCCTCCGCGTAGCTCAGCGCCCGCGACGAATCTTCAGAGAAATCAGTCGCGGCCAGGATTTTGCTAATGTTCGGCACGTTGCGAACGATACGCCCACCTAGGGTGACTGGCAAGCACGATAACAGTCTCGACGAGGACTGGCGCGCCGCTTTAAAATCAGGGAAATTGAATGGGAGCCATGCGCAAACAGTCCGATCAACTTTTCAGCGAGTTCGAACGCTCCATCGATGAGTTCTTCGACGAGCTCTTGATCGACCGATGGCAGTGCGGCGCGGGCGAACAATTTGCCGACGCCGAAATCGTCGACTACGCGGACCG
This window encodes:
- a CDS encoding universal stress protein; translation: MPVTLGGRIVRNVPNISKILAATDFSEDSSRALSYAEDLAHKFGAELVILHVDQPLAPVMASPDLGPAMDLGAMSRIAEEQRIIAQRELDKIVQRLRDHGLKSRSLLKVGSPFLEILHAAQTENADLVVLGTHGRTGLAHVLMGSVAERVVQKCHAPVLTVRHPDRKFKHPLDN
- a CDS encoding enoyl-CoA hydratase-related protein, translating into MNFSEIIYDKSDHIATVTFNRPEKMNAWTPTMGAETRTALLDADRDPTIGAIIVTGAGRAYCAGADMGGLSEISSGRASATGGGSGPSPDPEEWLRAQRPDYRNQYAYVLGLSKPVIGAINGACVGLGFTTCLYQDIRIASENARMGLIFVQRGLAIEHGSSWMLSRIVGVARAVELAVTGRLVDADEALRIGLVHRVVAQARLIETAREVAGHIANNCSPLGVSEAKKLVWRHLFTDLATAIREDDESMTMMTRSEDFKEGVRAFIEKRPAKYQGR